A stretch of the Solanum dulcamara chromosome 6, daSolDulc1.2, whole genome shotgun sequence genome encodes the following:
- the LOC129891357 gene encoding uncharacterized protein LOC129891357 produces the protein MPTLNLFTNLPVDAVVASDILKDATKAVAKIIGKPESYVMILLNGGVPIAFAGTEAPAAYGELISIGGLGPSVNGKLSSTIAEILQTKLSIDSDRFYIKFYDSPRPYFGFNGSTF, from the exons ATGCCAACTCTGAATCTGTTCACAAATTTACCAGTAGATGCAGTAGTTGCTTCTGATATTCTAAAAGATGCTACTAAAGCTGTTGCAAAAATCATAGGCAAACCAGAATCA TATGTGATGATCTTGTTGAATGGAGGAGTTCCTATTGCGTTTGCTGGTACCGAAGCTCCTGCTGCATATGGAGAATTAATCTCCATTGGAGGTCTTGGACCTAGTGTGAATGGAAAACTCAGTTCAACCATTGCAGAAATTCTTCAGACAAAACTGTCAATAGACAGTGACAGATTCtatataaagttttatgattctCCG CGCCCATATTTTGGGTTCAATGGCTCAACTTTTTGA
- the LOC129891358 gene encoding histone-lysine N-methyltransferase ASHH1-like isoform X2 has product MLHLGEDKSNVVQLPEGVTPFIHVTQNEFLGRKHKKLKEDDIAICECKYEASDPESACVERCLNVITNTECTPGYCQCGEACRNQRFQKCEYAKTKLFRTEGRGWGLLADENIKAGQFIIEYCGEVISSEEAKKRSQAYEAHELKDAYIISLDANHFIDATRKGSFARFINHSCWPNCETRKWTVLGETRVGIFAKQDISVGMELAYNYNFEWYGGATVHCLCGAANCSIFLGAKSQGFQEYNHVWEDGDDRYTVEEVPLYDSAEDESLPVISGTSGGNEHTKILIESGGSTFKVGPSNSTCKNYNIGSGSTPKKKSQRIPKRKVKSSSRKQVNDGDFAKLFASKEAREEITKYEGLKNEATSKLNSVYEEIRPTIEEHGRDNQDSVPTSVAETWIEAHCSKYEADFDLYFSVIKNVMCPRPATYATAAGPSEGGAGPQTTNAEAKLSEGGAK; this is encoded by the exons ATGCTGCATTTAGGCGAAGACAAAAGCAATGTG GTCCAACTGCCGGAAGGAGTAACACCGTTTATTCATGTTACTCAAAATGAGTTTTTAGGGCGAAA ACATAAGAAATTGAAAGAAGATGATATTGCTATCTGTGAATGCAAGTATGAAGCAAGTGATCCCGAAAGTGCATGTGTAGAAAGATGCTTGAATGTAATAACCAACACTGAGTGTACACCGGGATACTGTCAGTGTGGTGAGGCTTGCAGAAATCAG AGATTCCAGAAATGTGAATATGCAAAAACTAAGTTGTTCAGGACTGAAGGGCGTGGTTGGGGTCTTTTAGCTGATGAGAATATAAAG GCTGGACAGTTCATTATTGAATACTGTGGAGAAGTGATATCATCTGAAGAAGCAAAGAAAAGGTCTCAGGCTTATGAAGCTCATG AGCTCAAGGACGCATACATAATTTCTCTGGATGCTAATCATTTCATTGATGCCACCCGGAAGGGAAGTTTTGCAagattcataaatcattcatg CTGGCCAAATTGTGAAACAAGGAAATGGACAGTGTTAGGGGAAACAAGGGTAGGAATATTTGCAAAGCAAGATATATCTGTTGGAATGGAGCTGGCGTATAACTATAATTTTGAGTGGTATGGGGGTGCAACTGTTCATTGTCTATGTGGAGCTGCAAACTGTTCTATATTTCTGGGTGCCAAATCTCAAGGATTCCAG GAGTACAACCATGTCTGGGAAGATGGGGATGACAG ATATACGGTGGAGGAAGTTCCACTTTATGATTCGGCAGAGGATGAATCTTTACCAGTGATCTCTGGAACTAGTGGAGGAAATGAGCACACTAAAATATTGATTGAGAGTGGGGGCTCTACGTTCAAGGTGGGACCAAGTAATAGCACATGTAAGAATTATAATATTGGATCCGGTTCAACACCGAAGAAGAAGTCTCAACGCATTCCCAAGCGGAAGGTAAAATCTTCCAGCCGTAAGCAAGTGAATGATGGAGATTTTGCTAAATTGTTTGCATCAAAGGAAGCACGAGAAGAAATTACTAAGTACGAG GGGTTAAAAAATGAAGCCACTTCGAAGCTCAATTCTGTATATGAAGAAATTCGCCCTACCATTGAAGAGCATGGACGGGACAACCAGGATAGCGTACCCACCAGTGTAGCTGAGACGTGGATCGAAGCACACTGCTCTAAATACGAAGCAGATTTTGATCTCTACTTTTCTGTGATCAAGAATGTGATGTGCCCTCGTCCAGCAACCTACGCCACTGCTGCAGGGCCTTCTGAAGGAGGAGCCGGACCTCAAACAACCAATGCTGAAGCCAAGCTTTCTGAAGGAGGAGCTAAATGA
- the LOC129891358 gene encoding histone-lysine N-methyltransferase ASHH1-like isoform X1 — MLHLGEDKSNVVQLPEGVTPFIHVTQNEFLGRKHKKLKEDDIAICECKYEASDPESACVERCLNVITNTECTPGYCQCGEACRNQCFACCPQRFQKCEYAKTKLFRTEGRGWGLLADENIKAGQFIIEYCGEVISSEEAKKRSQAYEAHELKDAYIISLDANHFIDATRKGSFARFINHSCWPNCETRKWTVLGETRVGIFAKQDISVGMELAYNYNFEWYGGATVHCLCGAANCSIFLGAKSQGFQEYNHVWEDGDDRYTVEEVPLYDSAEDESLPVISGTSGGNEHTKILIESGGSTFKVGPSNSTCKNYNIGSGSTPKKKSQRIPKRKVKSSSRKQVNDGDFAKLFASKEAREEITKYEGLKNEATSKLNSVYEEIRPTIEEHGRDNQDSVPTSVAETWIEAHCSKYEADFDLYFSVIKNVMCPRPATYATAAGPSEGGAGPQTTNAEAKLSEGGAK; from the exons ATGCTGCATTTAGGCGAAGACAAAAGCAATGTG GTCCAACTGCCGGAAGGAGTAACACCGTTTATTCATGTTACTCAAAATGAGTTTTTAGGGCGAAA ACATAAGAAATTGAAAGAAGATGATATTGCTATCTGTGAATGCAAGTATGAAGCAAGTGATCCCGAAAGTGCATGTGTAGAAAGATGCTTGAATGTAATAACCAACACTGAGTGTACACCGGGATACTGTCAGTGTGGTGAGGCTTGCAGAAATCAG TGTTTTGCTTGCTGTCCACAGAGATTCCAGAAATGTGAATATGCAAAAACTAAGTTGTTCAGGACTGAAGGGCGTGGTTGGGGTCTTTTAGCTGATGAGAATATAAAG GCTGGACAGTTCATTATTGAATACTGTGGAGAAGTGATATCATCTGAAGAAGCAAAGAAAAGGTCTCAGGCTTATGAAGCTCATG AGCTCAAGGACGCATACATAATTTCTCTGGATGCTAATCATTTCATTGATGCCACCCGGAAGGGAAGTTTTGCAagattcataaatcattcatg CTGGCCAAATTGTGAAACAAGGAAATGGACAGTGTTAGGGGAAACAAGGGTAGGAATATTTGCAAAGCAAGATATATCTGTTGGAATGGAGCTGGCGTATAACTATAATTTTGAGTGGTATGGGGGTGCAACTGTTCATTGTCTATGTGGAGCTGCAAACTGTTCTATATTTCTGGGTGCCAAATCTCAAGGATTCCAG GAGTACAACCATGTCTGGGAAGATGGGGATGACAG ATATACGGTGGAGGAAGTTCCACTTTATGATTCGGCAGAGGATGAATCTTTACCAGTGATCTCTGGAACTAGTGGAGGAAATGAGCACACTAAAATATTGATTGAGAGTGGGGGCTCTACGTTCAAGGTGGGACCAAGTAATAGCACATGTAAGAATTATAATATTGGATCCGGTTCAACACCGAAGAAGAAGTCTCAACGCATTCCCAAGCGGAAGGTAAAATCTTCCAGCCGTAAGCAAGTGAATGATGGAGATTTTGCTAAATTGTTTGCATCAAAGGAAGCACGAGAAGAAATTACTAAGTACGAG GGGTTAAAAAATGAAGCCACTTCGAAGCTCAATTCTGTATATGAAGAAATTCGCCCTACCATTGAAGAGCATGGACGGGACAACCAGGATAGCGTACCCACCAGTGTAGCTGAGACGTGGATCGAAGCACACTGCTCTAAATACGAAGCAGATTTTGATCTCTACTTTTCTGTGATCAAGAATGTGATGTGCCCTCGTCCAGCAACCTACGCCACTGCTGCAGGGCCTTCTGAAGGAGGAGCCGGACCTCAAACAACCAATGCTGAAGCCAAGCTTTCTGAAGGAGGAGCTAAATGA
- the LOC129891359 gene encoding uncharacterized protein LOC129891359 isoform X1, whose protein sequence is MPERETVPPTASSATPPEIMAAPGENQRADSPVFGAPAPEPLAPQPRAEERAMQDAVQLLTSLVAGQEHRRGLGGDQVQRPDSSRAREFLTCNPPEFFGTKPEEDPQEFIREMQRTLRLIKASTTESVELASYRLLEVAANWYESWELSRGRLASPAIWDEFTEAFISHFLPPEMRRARVDRFLQLKQRGRSIREYSLEFDSLAQHAHVLVADMTDRMHRYVMGLDRYLVDSCLVMAAQPGMDIARIQAYAQGMEERHKGHQSRQPKKARSTGYSGELRGRPYQQQSSGQSTQPTWSMPPQSVDRRSGGTGYSAVGSSFKVSSSQLDRGSGQTRPPRPQCSYCGKYHLGECYRATGACFSCGSQSHMMRDCPYKGGLADTERPTGSVAGSSSSSVAMRPTGQGISTPAGRGRGRGGVSSSSGPSNRLYSLATRQDQEASPDGITGTEVRFADPPV, encoded by the exons ATGCCTGAGAGGGAGACTGTGCCCCCGACAGCCAGCTCTGCTACACCGCCAGAAATTATGGCGGCCCCAGGTGAAAATCAGAGGGCGGATTCACCTGTTTTCGGAGCCCCAGCACCCGAGCCTCTAGCTCCACAGCCAAGAGCTGAGGAAAGGGCTATGCAGGATGCGGTCCAGCTGTTGACTAGTTTAGTGGCAGGCCAGGAACACAGACGCGGTTTGGGCGGAGATCAGGTACAGAGGCCTGATAGTTCGAGGGCTCGTGAGTTTCTGACTTGTAACCCTCCAGAGTTCTTCGGGACAAAGCCCGAAGAGGACCCCCAGGAGTTCATTAGGGAGATGCAGCGCACTTTGCGTCTGATTAAAGCTTCCACGACAGAGTCAGTTGAGTTGGCTTCGTATAGACTGCTTGAGGTAGCTGCTAACTGGTATGAGTCCTGGGAGTTGTCCAGGGGTAGACTAGCTTCTCCAGCTATATGGGATGAGTTTACGGAGGCGTTTATTAGTCATTTCCTTCCTCCTGAGATGCGGAGAGCCAGAGTGGACAGATTTTTACAATTGAAGCAGCGAGGACGCAGTATTCGTGAGTATAGTCtggagtttgactcattggcccAACACGCACATGTATTGGTAGCTGACATGACTGACAGGATGCACAGATATGTGATGGGCCTAGATCGGTACTTGGTGGATAGTTGTTTGGTGATGGCTGCTCAGCCAGGAATGGACATCGCCCGTATTCAGGCATATGCTCAGGGCATGGAGGAAAGACATAAAGGACACCAGTCACGGCAACCCAAGAAGGCCAGATCAACCGGGTATTCTGGAGAGCTCCGGGGCAGACCATACCAGCAACAGAGTAGTGGACAGTCCACCCAACCAACATGGAGTATGCCTCCACAGTCTGTAGACCGGAGGTCAGGTGGCACAGGATATTCTGCAGTAGGTTCGAGTTTCAAGGTTTCCAGTTCGCAGCTAGACAGAGGATCTGGTCAGACGAGGCCACCCAGGCCTCAGTGTTCTTATTGTGGCAAATACCATCTAGGGGAGTGCTATCGTGCTACAGGggcttgtttttcttgtggaAGTCAAAGCCATATGATGAGAGATTGTCCGTATAAAGGTGGGTTAGCCGACACAGAACGGCCTACCGGATCAGTTGCTGGGTCATCATCCTCTTCGGTAGCTATGCGCCCCACGGGGCAGGGTATATCTACACCAGCAGGCCGCGGTAGAGGCCGTGGCGGAGTCTctagttctagcggtccttcgaaTCGCCTTTATTCTTTGGCCACCCGGCAGGATCAGGAGGCGTCTCCAGACGGGATCACAG gtaccgaagttcgatttgctgatccacctgtttag
- the LOC129891359 gene encoding uncharacterized protein LOC129891359 isoform X2, translating to MPERETVPPTASSATPPEIMAAPGENQRADSPVFGAPAPEPLAPQPRAEERAMQDAVQLLTSLVAGQEHRRGLGGDQVQRPDSSRAREFLTCNPPEFFGTKPEEDPQEFIREMQRTLRLIKASTTESVELASYRLLEVAANWYESWELSRGRLASPAIWDEFTEAFISHFLPPEMRRARVDRFLQLKQRGRSIREYSLEFDSLAQHAHVLVADMTDRMHRYVMGLDRYLVDSCLVMAAQPGMDIARIQAYAQGMEERHKGHQSRQPKKARSTGYSGELRGRPYQQQSSGQSTQPTWSMPPQSVDRRSGGTGYSAVGSSFKVSSSQLDRGSGQTRPPRPQCSYCGKYHLGECYRATGACFSCGSQSHMMRDCPYKGGLADTERPTGSVAGSSSSSVAMRPTGQGISTPAGRGRGRGGVSSSSGPSNRLYSLATRQDQEASPDGITDFGGNGN from the exons ATGCCTGAGAGGGAGACTGTGCCCCCGACAGCCAGCTCTGCTACACCGCCAGAAATTATGGCGGCCCCAGGTGAAAATCAGAGGGCGGATTCACCTGTTTTCGGAGCCCCAGCACCCGAGCCTCTAGCTCCACAGCCAAGAGCTGAGGAAAGGGCTATGCAGGATGCGGTCCAGCTGTTGACTAGTTTAGTGGCAGGCCAGGAACACAGACGCGGTTTGGGCGGAGATCAGGTACAGAGGCCTGATAGTTCGAGGGCTCGTGAGTTTCTGACTTGTAACCCTCCAGAGTTCTTCGGGACAAAGCCCGAAGAGGACCCCCAGGAGTTCATTAGGGAGATGCAGCGCACTTTGCGTCTGATTAAAGCTTCCACGACAGAGTCAGTTGAGTTGGCTTCGTATAGACTGCTTGAGGTAGCTGCTAACTGGTATGAGTCCTGGGAGTTGTCCAGGGGTAGACTAGCTTCTCCAGCTATATGGGATGAGTTTACGGAGGCGTTTATTAGTCATTTCCTTCCTCCTGAGATGCGGAGAGCCAGAGTGGACAGATTTTTACAATTGAAGCAGCGAGGACGCAGTATTCGTGAGTATAGTCtggagtttgactcattggcccAACACGCACATGTATTGGTAGCTGACATGACTGACAGGATGCACAGATATGTGATGGGCCTAGATCGGTACTTGGTGGATAGTTGTTTGGTGATGGCTGCTCAGCCAGGAATGGACATCGCCCGTATTCAGGCATATGCTCAGGGCATGGAGGAAAGACATAAAGGACACCAGTCACGGCAACCCAAGAAGGCCAGATCAACCGGGTATTCTGGAGAGCTCCGGGGCAGACCATACCAGCAACAGAGTAGTGGACAGTCCACCCAACCAACATGGAGTATGCCTCCACAGTCTGTAGACCGGAGGTCAGGTGGCACAGGATATTCTGCAGTAGGTTCGAGTTTCAAGGTTTCCAGTTCGCAGCTAGACAGAGGATCTGGTCAGACGAGGCCACCCAGGCCTCAGTGTTCTTATTGTGGCAAATACCATCTAGGGGAGTGCTATCGTGCTACAGGggcttgtttttcttgtggaAGTCAAAGCCATATGATGAGAGATTGTCCGTATAAAGGTGGGTTAGCCGACACAGAACGGCCTACCGGATCAGTTGCTGGGTCATCATCCTCTTCGGTAGCTATGCGCCCCACGGGGCAGGGTATATCTACACCAGCAGGCCGCGGTAGAGGCCGTGGCGGAGTCTctagttctagcggtccttcgaaTCGCCTTTATTCTTTGGCCACCCGGCAGGATCAGGAGGCGTCTCCAGACGGGATCACAG attttggaggaaacgggaattga